Proteins from a genomic interval of Anolis sagrei isolate rAnoSag1 chromosome 1, rAnoSag1.mat, whole genome shotgun sequence:
- the LOC132761112 gene encoding solute carrier family 22 member 2-like isoform X1 — translation MPNFDEILEHIGEFDLFQKRTFLLISLLSAASAPVYIGVVFLGFIPEHRCLNPGAAELRRRCGWTLEEELNYTVPKGEAFIQQCMRYDVDWNATELSCTDPLGNFSHLNGSIPLTTCQEGWLYDSSIQSIVSEFDLVCKYSWKLDVFQACVNVGFCLGSIYVGYVADRFGRKTSILITTLVTSITGVLVAVAPDYIWTVIFRFMQGLVGKGSWTAGYILITEIVGASYRRTVAILSQTAFAVGLLILDALAYAIPHWRWLQLAVTLPTFLLLLYYWCLPESPRWLLSRGQNGKAMEIVGDIAKTNRKPLPPDFEQIMSTSEKEEELKESAMKSLRKTETLLCGSNHSLQTEQRLQSKYREECSCSIDLEEDNEKDTKQSPSVMDLVRTSQMRKYTLILMYNWFTSAITYQGLIMHVGISGDNVYLDFLYSSIVELPAAAILVLTIERVGRRYPWAIAHLMAGIACLVTAFAPEDMHWLMITAASLGKLGITMAFEMVCFVNTELYPTFLRNLGVMVCSSLCDLGGIISPFVVYRLAEIWHQLPLLVFTAVSLIAAGSVLLLPETKGRNLPDTIEDVENFHRYHAKQLN, via the exons ATGCCAAACTTTGATGAGATTTTAGAGCATATAGGGGAATTTGATCTGTTCCAGAAAAGAACATTTCTCCTCATTTCCCTCCTCTCAGCTGCCTCTGCTCCAGTTTATATTGGAGTTGTTTTTCTAGGCTTTATACCAGAGCACCGTTGTCTGAATCCTGGAGCAGCTGAGTTAAGACGCAGGTGTGGCTGGACTCTTGAAGAGGAATTGAATTATACTGTTCCAAAGGGAGAAGCTTTCATACAGCAATGCATGAGATACGATGTGGATTGGAATGCAACTGAACTAAGCTGTACAGACCCATTGGGAAACTTTAGCCATCTGAATGGCAGCATCCCTCTCACCACTTGCCAAGAAGGTTGGCTATACGATTCTTCAATACAGTCCATTGTGAGTGAG TTTGACTTGGTGTGTAAATACTCCTGGAAGCTAGATGTGTTtcaggcatgtgtgaatgttggaTTTTGCCTTGGGTCTATATATGTTGGCTACGTAGCAGACAG GTTTGGCCGTAAGACAAGCATCTTGATCACCACCCTGGTAACTTCTATCACAGGAGTCTTGGTGGCTGTAGCACCAGACTACATATGGACTGTCATATTCCGCTTCATGCAAGGACTCGTTGGCAAGGGCAGCTGGACAGCAGGCTACATCCTTA TCACAGAAATTGTTGGTGCAAGCTACCGGAGGACTGTGGCCATTCTCTCTCAAACTGCATTTGCTGTTGGTCTCCTGATCCTCGATGCTTTGGCTTATGCAATTCCCCATTGGCGGTGGCTTCAACTTGCCGTTACTCTGCCAACCTTTTTGCTTTTGTTGTATTACTG GTGCCTTCCTGAATCTCCTAGATGGCTGCTTTCTCGAGGACAGAATGGCAAAGCTATGGAAATTGTGGGTGATATTGCCAAAACGAACAGGAAACCATTACCTCCCGATTTTGAG CAGATCATGTCGACTtcggagaaggaagaagagttgAAGGAGAGTGCCATGAAGTCTCTAAGAAAGACAGAGACTCTGCTGTGTGGCTCAAACCATTCCCTGCAGACAGAGCAAAGACTACAATCAAAATATCGGGAAGAGTGCAGCTGT AGTATCGATCTTGAAGAGGACAATGAAAAAGATACAAAACAGAGTCCTTCTGTGATGGATCTTGTGAGAACATCACAGATGAGGAAATACAcacttattttaatgtataactG GTTCACAAGCGCCATAACATACCAAGGACTAATCATGCACGTGGGAATTTCTGGAGACAACGTCTACCTGGATTTTTTGTACTCCTCCATTGTTGAATTACCAGCAGCTGCTATCCTTGTACTCACAATAGAGCGAGTGGGTCGCCGCTATCCCTGGGCTATAGCCCATCTGATGGCAGGCATTGCTTGCCTCGTTACAGCTTTTGCCCCAGAAG ATATGCATTGGTTAATGATCACTGCAGCTAGCCTGGGGAAACTGGGAATTACAATGGCTTTTGAAATGGTGTGTTTTGTAAATACTGAATTGTATCCCACATTTCTCAG AAACTTAGGTGTGATGGTCTGTTCCTCTTTGTGTGACTTGGGTGGAATAATATCCCCATTTGTTGTATACAGACTGGCAGAGATCTGGCATCAACTACCTCTTTTAGTCTTCA
- the LOC132761112 gene encoding solute carrier family 22 member 2-like isoform X2, with product MPNFDEILEHIGEFDLFQKRTFLLISLLSAASAPVYIGVVFLGFIPEHRCLNPGAAELRRRCGWTLEEELNYTVPKGEAFIQQCMRYDVDWNATELSCTDPLGNFSHLNGSIPLTTCQEGWLYDSSIQSIVSEFDLVCKYSWKLDVFQACVNVGFCLGSIYVGYVADRFGRKTSILITTLVTSITGVLVAVAPDYIWTVIFRFMQGLVGKGSWTAGYILITEIVGASYRRTVAILSQTAFAVGLLILDALAYAIPHWRWLQLAVTLPTFLLLLYYWCLPESPRWLLSRGQNGKAMEIVGDIAKTNRKPLPPDFEIMSTSEKEEELKESAMKSLRKTETLLCGSNHSLQTEQRLQSKYREECSCSIDLEEDNEKDTKQSPSVMDLVRTSQMRKYTLILMYNWFTSAITYQGLIMHVGISGDNVYLDFLYSSIVELPAAAILVLTIERVGRRYPWAIAHLMAGIACLVTAFAPEDMHWLMITAASLGKLGITMAFEMVCFVNTELYPTFLRNLGVMVCSSLCDLGGIISPFVVYRLAEIWHQLPLLVFTAVSLIAAGSVLLLPETKGRNLPDTIEDVENFHRYHAKQLN from the exons ATGCCAAACTTTGATGAGATTTTAGAGCATATAGGGGAATTTGATCTGTTCCAGAAAAGAACATTTCTCCTCATTTCCCTCCTCTCAGCTGCCTCTGCTCCAGTTTATATTGGAGTTGTTTTTCTAGGCTTTATACCAGAGCACCGTTGTCTGAATCCTGGAGCAGCTGAGTTAAGACGCAGGTGTGGCTGGACTCTTGAAGAGGAATTGAATTATACTGTTCCAAAGGGAGAAGCTTTCATACAGCAATGCATGAGATACGATGTGGATTGGAATGCAACTGAACTAAGCTGTACAGACCCATTGGGAAACTTTAGCCATCTGAATGGCAGCATCCCTCTCACCACTTGCCAAGAAGGTTGGCTATACGATTCTTCAATACAGTCCATTGTGAGTGAG TTTGACTTGGTGTGTAAATACTCCTGGAAGCTAGATGTGTTtcaggcatgtgtgaatgttggaTTTTGCCTTGGGTCTATATATGTTGGCTACGTAGCAGACAG GTTTGGCCGTAAGACAAGCATCTTGATCACCACCCTGGTAACTTCTATCACAGGAGTCTTGGTGGCTGTAGCACCAGACTACATATGGACTGTCATATTCCGCTTCATGCAAGGACTCGTTGGCAAGGGCAGCTGGACAGCAGGCTACATCCTTA TCACAGAAATTGTTGGTGCAAGCTACCGGAGGACTGTGGCCATTCTCTCTCAAACTGCATTTGCTGTTGGTCTCCTGATCCTCGATGCTTTGGCTTATGCAATTCCCCATTGGCGGTGGCTTCAACTTGCCGTTACTCTGCCAACCTTTTTGCTTTTGTTGTATTACTG GTGCCTTCCTGAATCTCCTAGATGGCTGCTTTCTCGAGGACAGAATGGCAAAGCTATGGAAATTGTGGGTGATATTGCCAAAACGAACAGGAAACCATTACCTCCCGATTTTGAG ATCATGTCGACTtcggagaaggaagaagagttgAAGGAGAGTGCCATGAAGTCTCTAAGAAAGACAGAGACTCTGCTGTGTGGCTCAAACCATTCCCTGCAGACAGAGCAAAGACTACAATCAAAATATCGGGAAGAGTGCAGCTGT AGTATCGATCTTGAAGAGGACAATGAAAAAGATACAAAACAGAGTCCTTCTGTGATGGATCTTGTGAGAACATCACAGATGAGGAAATACAcacttattttaatgtataactG GTTCACAAGCGCCATAACATACCAAGGACTAATCATGCACGTGGGAATTTCTGGAGACAACGTCTACCTGGATTTTTTGTACTCCTCCATTGTTGAATTACCAGCAGCTGCTATCCTTGTACTCACAATAGAGCGAGTGGGTCGCCGCTATCCCTGGGCTATAGCCCATCTGATGGCAGGCATTGCTTGCCTCGTTACAGCTTTTGCCCCAGAAG ATATGCATTGGTTAATGATCACTGCAGCTAGCCTGGGGAAACTGGGAATTACAATGGCTTTTGAAATGGTGTGTTTTGTAAATACTGAATTGTATCCCACATTTCTCAG AAACTTAGGTGTGATGGTCTGTTCCTCTTTGTGTGACTTGGGTGGAATAATATCCCCATTTGTTGTATACAGACTGGCAGAGATCTGGCATCAACTACCTCTTTTAGTCTTCA
- the LOC132761112 gene encoding solute carrier family 22 member 2-like isoform X3, with the protein MPNFDEILEHIGEFDLFQKRTFLLISLLSAASAPVYIGVVFLGFIPEHRCLNPGAAELRRRCGWTLEEELNYTVPKGEAFIQQCMRYDVDWNATELSCTDPLGNFSHLNGSIPLTTCQEGWLYDSSIQSIVSEFDLVCKYSWKLDVFQACVNVGFCLGSIYVGYVADRFGRKTSILITTLVTSITGVLVAVAPDYIWTVIFRFMQGLVGKGSWTAGYILITEIVGASYRRTVAILSQTAFAVGLLILDALAYAIPHWRWLQLAVTLPTFLLLLYYWCLPESPRWLLSRGQNGKAMEIVGDIAKTNRKPLPPDFESIDLEEDNEKDTKQSPSVMDLVRTSQMRKYTLILMYNWFTSAITYQGLIMHVGISGDNVYLDFLYSSIVELPAAAILVLTIERVGRRYPWAIAHLMAGIACLVTAFAPEDMHWLMITAASLGKLGITMAFEMVCFVNTELYPTFLRNLGVMVCSSLCDLGGIISPFVVYRLAEIWHQLPLLVFTAVSLIAAGSVLLLPETKGRNLPDTIEDVENFHRYHAKQLN; encoded by the exons ATGCCAAACTTTGATGAGATTTTAGAGCATATAGGGGAATTTGATCTGTTCCAGAAAAGAACATTTCTCCTCATTTCCCTCCTCTCAGCTGCCTCTGCTCCAGTTTATATTGGAGTTGTTTTTCTAGGCTTTATACCAGAGCACCGTTGTCTGAATCCTGGAGCAGCTGAGTTAAGACGCAGGTGTGGCTGGACTCTTGAAGAGGAATTGAATTATACTGTTCCAAAGGGAGAAGCTTTCATACAGCAATGCATGAGATACGATGTGGATTGGAATGCAACTGAACTAAGCTGTACAGACCCATTGGGAAACTTTAGCCATCTGAATGGCAGCATCCCTCTCACCACTTGCCAAGAAGGTTGGCTATACGATTCTTCAATACAGTCCATTGTGAGTGAG TTTGACTTGGTGTGTAAATACTCCTGGAAGCTAGATGTGTTtcaggcatgtgtgaatgttggaTTTTGCCTTGGGTCTATATATGTTGGCTACGTAGCAGACAG GTTTGGCCGTAAGACAAGCATCTTGATCACCACCCTGGTAACTTCTATCACAGGAGTCTTGGTGGCTGTAGCACCAGACTACATATGGACTGTCATATTCCGCTTCATGCAAGGACTCGTTGGCAAGGGCAGCTGGACAGCAGGCTACATCCTTA TCACAGAAATTGTTGGTGCAAGCTACCGGAGGACTGTGGCCATTCTCTCTCAAACTGCATTTGCTGTTGGTCTCCTGATCCTCGATGCTTTGGCTTATGCAATTCCCCATTGGCGGTGGCTTCAACTTGCCGTTACTCTGCCAACCTTTTTGCTTTTGTTGTATTACTG GTGCCTTCCTGAATCTCCTAGATGGCTGCTTTCTCGAGGACAGAATGGCAAAGCTATGGAAATTGTGGGTGATATTGCCAAAACGAACAGGAAACCATTACCTCCCGATTTTGAG AGTATCGATCTTGAAGAGGACAATGAAAAAGATACAAAACAGAGTCCTTCTGTGATGGATCTTGTGAGAACATCACAGATGAGGAAATACAcacttattttaatgtataactG GTTCACAAGCGCCATAACATACCAAGGACTAATCATGCACGTGGGAATTTCTGGAGACAACGTCTACCTGGATTTTTTGTACTCCTCCATTGTTGAATTACCAGCAGCTGCTATCCTTGTACTCACAATAGAGCGAGTGGGTCGCCGCTATCCCTGGGCTATAGCCCATCTGATGGCAGGCATTGCTTGCCTCGTTACAGCTTTTGCCCCAGAAG ATATGCATTGGTTAATGATCACTGCAGCTAGCCTGGGGAAACTGGGAATTACAATGGCTTTTGAAATGGTGTGTTTTGTAAATACTGAATTGTATCCCACATTTCTCAG AAACTTAGGTGTGATGGTCTGTTCCTCTTTGTGTGACTTGGGTGGAATAATATCCCCATTTGTTGTATACAGACTGGCAGAGATCTGGCATCAACTACCTCTTTTAGTCTTCA
- the LOC132761112 gene encoding solute carrier family 22 member 2-like isoform X4 — MPNFDEILEHIGEFDLFQKRTFLLISLLSAASAPVYIGVVFLGFIPEHRCLNPGAAELRRRCGWTLEEELNYTVPKGEAFIQQCMRYDVDWNATELSCTDPLGNFSHLNGSIPLTTCQEGWLYDSSIQSIVSEFDLVCKYSWKLDVFQACVNVGFCLGSIYVGYVADRFGRKTSILITTLVTSITGVLVAVAPDYIWTVIFRFMQGLVGKGSWTAGYILITEIVGASYRRTVAILSQTAFAVGLLILDALAYAIPHWRWLQLAVTLPTFLLLLYYWCLPESPRWLLSRGQNGKAMEIVGDIAKTNRKPLPPDFEQIMSTSEKEEELKESAMKSLRKTETLLCGSNHSLQTEQRLQSKYREECSCSIDLEEDNEKDTKQSPSVMDLVRTSQMRKYTLILMYNWFTSAITYQGLIMHVGISGDNVYLDFLYSSIVELPAAAILVLTIERVGRRYPWAIAHLMAGIACLVTAFAPEET; from the exons ATGCCAAACTTTGATGAGATTTTAGAGCATATAGGGGAATTTGATCTGTTCCAGAAAAGAACATTTCTCCTCATTTCCCTCCTCTCAGCTGCCTCTGCTCCAGTTTATATTGGAGTTGTTTTTCTAGGCTTTATACCAGAGCACCGTTGTCTGAATCCTGGAGCAGCTGAGTTAAGACGCAGGTGTGGCTGGACTCTTGAAGAGGAATTGAATTATACTGTTCCAAAGGGAGAAGCTTTCATACAGCAATGCATGAGATACGATGTGGATTGGAATGCAACTGAACTAAGCTGTACAGACCCATTGGGAAACTTTAGCCATCTGAATGGCAGCATCCCTCTCACCACTTGCCAAGAAGGTTGGCTATACGATTCTTCAATACAGTCCATTGTGAGTGAG TTTGACTTGGTGTGTAAATACTCCTGGAAGCTAGATGTGTTtcaggcatgtgtgaatgttggaTTTTGCCTTGGGTCTATATATGTTGGCTACGTAGCAGACAG GTTTGGCCGTAAGACAAGCATCTTGATCACCACCCTGGTAACTTCTATCACAGGAGTCTTGGTGGCTGTAGCACCAGACTACATATGGACTGTCATATTCCGCTTCATGCAAGGACTCGTTGGCAAGGGCAGCTGGACAGCAGGCTACATCCTTA TCACAGAAATTGTTGGTGCAAGCTACCGGAGGACTGTGGCCATTCTCTCTCAAACTGCATTTGCTGTTGGTCTCCTGATCCTCGATGCTTTGGCTTATGCAATTCCCCATTGGCGGTGGCTTCAACTTGCCGTTACTCTGCCAACCTTTTTGCTTTTGTTGTATTACTG GTGCCTTCCTGAATCTCCTAGATGGCTGCTTTCTCGAGGACAGAATGGCAAAGCTATGGAAATTGTGGGTGATATTGCCAAAACGAACAGGAAACCATTACCTCCCGATTTTGAG CAGATCATGTCGACTtcggagaaggaagaagagttgAAGGAGAGTGCCATGAAGTCTCTAAGAAAGACAGAGACTCTGCTGTGTGGCTCAAACCATTCCCTGCAGACAGAGCAAAGACTACAATCAAAATATCGGGAAGAGTGCAGCTGT AGTATCGATCTTGAAGAGGACAATGAAAAAGATACAAAACAGAGTCCTTCTGTGATGGATCTTGTGAGAACATCACAGATGAGGAAATACAcacttattttaatgtataactG GTTCACAAGCGCCATAACATACCAAGGACTAATCATGCACGTGGGAATTTCTGGAGACAACGTCTACCTGGATTTTTTGTACTCCTCCATTGTTGAATTACCAGCAGCTGCTATCCTTGTACTCACAATAGAGCGAGTGGGTCGCCGCTATCCCTGGGCTATAGCCCATCTGATGGCAGGCATTGCTTGCCTCGTTACAGCTTTTGCCCCAGAAG AAACTTAG